A single Anopheles arabiensis isolate DONGOLA chromosome 2, AaraD3, whole genome shotgun sequence DNA region contains:
- the LOC120893842 gene encoding PBAN-type neuropeptides — protein MSRFYFFFNLICLYLAIKSALSAELDTNDQKYADLRTTGRGESPDSTGPDSDTLRRDDGAEGLNKRAAAMWFGPRLGKRTIAADLHDDLVEEFDAEPLGYAGEPPQKLATELVQGAPYMVLLVTAKPRKPQPIFYHTTSPRLGRRDSVGENHQRPPFAPRLGRNLPFSPRLGRSYNGGYPLPFQFAY, from the exons ATGTCTAggttctacttcttcttcaacCTCATCTGTCTCTACCTGGCCATCAAAAGTGCACTGAGTGCCGAGTTGGACACAAAT GATCAAAAGTACGCCGACCTGCGAACGACGGGCCGTGGTGAGTCGCCGGACAGTACCGGACCCGATTCGGATACCCTCCGACGGGACGACGGTGCCGAGGGACTGAACAAAAGGGCCGCTGCCATGTGGTTTGGACCTCGGCTCGGCAAGCGCACCATTGCAGCGGACCTGCACGACGATCTGGTCGAGGAGTTTGATGCCGAACCGCTGGGATATGCGGGCGAGCCACCCCAGAAGCTGGCCACGGAACTGGTCCAGGGTGCTCCCTACATGGTGCTGCTGGTCACAGCAAAGCCCC GAAAGCCACAACCCATTTTCTACCACACCACGTCGCCTCGGCTAGGCCGGCGCGATTCGGTCGGTGAGAACCATCAACGGCCACCGTTTGCACCGCGACTGGGACGGAATCTGCCCTTCTCGCCCCGGCTCGGACGATCGTACAACGGTGGCTATCCGTTGCCGTTTCAGTTTGCGTACTAA